One stretch of Psilocybe cubensis strain MGC-MH-2018 chromosome 6, whole genome shotgun sequence DNA includes these proteins:
- a CDS encoding hypothetical protein (Uncharacterized protein YDL183C), which yields MVALPALKKIRIVALPLTRPSGTMLSSGQLGRLTYYQFQISAKQKQASASEKGQVAVDGEAEVEKKGWLPEEGVTNWVSKKAADIWAGFGKAKGGWKLKTFQLGEKMVDRLEFEELALKSFDPSMGPSITQLKRSPVLDKKKPTIIPLIYPPSQLTPSAALSELSAYTGHRMPRHRRGFFFWMAVAPLTAPFMLIPIVPNLPFFFCVWRSWSHYRAYKSSQYLHSLLEHRLIVPEASDELDQVYQTHSIPPPPLQPSSTAFDTDVPRHALLLDRDAVPAILSLLSLKTESTAAADLYRAVEQARVRVSSGRAQL from the exons ATGGTTGCGTTACCCGCCCTTAAAAAGATCAGAATCGTTGCTCTCCCACTCACGCGCCCGAGCGGAACAATGCTCTCATCGGGTCAACTGGGCCGCTTGACGTACTACCAATTCCAAATCTCTgcgaagcagaagcaggcGTCAGCGTCGGAGAAGGGTCAGGTCGCTGTTGATGGCGAAGCTGAAGTGGAGAAGAAGGGGTGGTTGCCGGAGGAAGGAGTAACCAACTGGGTTTCGAAAAAGGCGGCGGATATTTGGGCTGGGTTCGGGAAAGCAAAAGGGGGCTGGAAG TTGAAGACTTTCCAGCTCGGAGAAAAGATGGTGGATAGacttgaatttgaagaacTGGCTCTTAAGAGCTTCGATCCTTCTATGGGCCCTTCGATTACACAGCTCAAGCGCAGTCCGGTCTTGGACAAGAAGAAGCCTACGATA ATCCCTCTCATATACCCTCCATCACAATTAACGCCTTCGGCAGCATTATCAGAGTTGAGCGCGTATACGGGGCATCGAATGCCGCGCCATCGACGTGGATTCTTCTTCTGGATGGCGGTCGCTCCCCTTACTGCGCCTTTCATGCTTATTC CCATTGTTCCCAATCTGCcgttcttcttctgtgtATGGCGATCATGGTCACATTATAGAG CATACAAATCTTCCCAATACCTGCACTCCCTTCTAGAGCATAGACTAATTGTACCAGAAGCAAGCGACGAGCTGGATCAAGTATACCAAACACATTCAATACCCCCACCTCCGCTTCAGCCGTCATCCACTGCGTTTGATACAGATGTACCTCGGCACGCTCTTCTACTGGATCGAGACGCGGTGCCCGCTATCCTATCCTTGTTGTCGTTGAAAACCGAGTCGACTGCCGCGGCGGACCTGTATCGCGCGGTGGAACAGGCTCGGGTGAGGGTGTCGTCTGGCCGTGCACAGCTCTAG